One Lysinibacillus sp. OF-1 DNA segment encodes these proteins:
- a CDS encoding class I SAM-dependent methyltransferase: MEFNNTLANEYEKGIRRTLPSYDAMLRLIQTFYHSTLPDKADMLIVGAGSGNEILQLADGRPDWSFTGIDPSESMLSIAKERLHTLPNTLSFHQGTILGTQLPSIKYDAASCVLVLHFILGYEEKLSTLEEIARHLKPGAPFVLVSKYGQPGSLETELQFDLWRSYWLQHTKLSASDVAEMEKSIRSLSFMREEDILTLLQKAGFTKPSRFFATTLFAGWVCFKEGH; this comes from the coding sequence ATGGAATTTAACAACACATTAGCAAACGAATATGAAAAGGGTATTCGTCGTACATTGCCAAGCTATGATGCCATGCTACGTTTAATACAAACCTTTTATCATTCCACACTCCCAGATAAAGCTGATATGTTAATTGTGGGTGCAGGAAGCGGCAATGAAATTTTACAGCTTGCAGATGGAAGGCCCGACTGGTCATTCACAGGTATTGATCCATCAGAGTCCATGCTCAGCATAGCAAAGGAACGTCTACACACTCTACCCAATACGCTGTCTTTCCACCAAGGAACAATACTAGGTACTCAATTACCCTCCATAAAATACGATGCAGCAAGTTGTGTTCTCGTTCTGCATTTTATTCTGGGTTATGAAGAAAAGCTATCTACATTAGAAGAAATCGCAAGACATTTAAAGCCTGGAGCACCGTTTGTCCTTGTCTCGAAATATGGTCAGCCCGGCTCTTTAGAAACTGAACTACAATTTGATTTATGGCGTTCCTATTGGCTACAACATACAAAGCTTTCTGCATCTGATGTAGCAGAGATGGAAAAATCCATTCGCTCCCTTTCGTTTATGCGTGAAGAGGATATTTTAACACTGCTACAAAAGGCGGGCTTTACAAAACCTTCTAGATTTTTTGCCACTACTTTATTTGCTGGTTGGGTATGCTTTAAAGAGGGGCACTAA
- a CDS encoding CtsR family transcriptional regulator: MRNISDIIEGYLKQVLELGGEGHIEIKRSEIADKFQCVPSQINYVINTRFTAERGYLVESKRGGGGYIRILRVRAHSQIDLIDDVLRQIEGGASQTMAEDLVYRLIDEQVISKREAKLMLAAIDRSTIDLHLPLRDTIRAKILRAMLTTIKYEQQK; this comes from the coding sequence ATGCGTAATATATCAGACATCATAGAAGGTTACTTAAAGCAAGTACTTGAATTAGGTGGAGAAGGGCATATTGAAATTAAACGGAGTGAGATTGCTGATAAATTTCAATGTGTGCCATCACAAATAAATTATGTAATTAATACAAGATTTACTGCCGAGCGAGGTTACCTTGTTGAGAGCAAACGTGGTGGTGGTGGGTACATACGAATTTTACGTGTCCGCGCGCATTCACAGATTGATTTAATCGACGATGTTCTCAGACAAATAGAAGGTGGAGCATCTCAAACGATGGCAGAAGATTTAGTATATCGGCTCATCGATGAGCAGGTAATTTCAAAACGAGAAGCGAAATTAATGTTAGCAGCAATTGATCGCTCCACAATCGATTTACATCTCCCTTTAAGAGATACTATTCGAGCAAAGATCTTGCGAGCAATGCTGACAACAATCAAATATGAACAGCAAAAATAG
- a CDS encoding UvrB/UvrC motif-containing protein, which translates to MICEHCKQRNATVTVTQVQNGQKVEHHYCDVCASQFHPFHAEFKQEPVSIQQLLSNWFGSPTWQKVGEKQQVQPQQQTCPQCGFSYKQFLKEGKFGCPSCYDTFSEHLPKLFNRIQAGPQHIGKMPGARSNVYVIKKQIEDIRKRMKAAVAEEQFEEAAKLRDEVKELEKHLQFEGGDVS; encoded by the coding sequence ATGATATGCGAACATTGTAAACAACGTAATGCGACAGTTACAGTAACACAAGTTCAAAATGGGCAAAAGGTGGAGCACCATTATTGTGACGTCTGCGCCTCACAGTTCCATCCATTTCATGCAGAGTTTAAACAAGAGCCAGTGTCTATTCAACAGCTATTGTCGAACTGGTTCGGCTCGCCTACATGGCAAAAGGTGGGGGAAAAACAACAAGTTCAACCACAACAGCAAACATGCCCACAATGTGGATTTTCGTATAAACAATTTTTAAAAGAAGGTAAATTTGGATGCCCGAGCTGTTATGACACCTTTAGTGAGCATTTGCCTAAGCTCTTTAATCGCATACAGGCAGGCCCTCAACACATTGGTAAAATGCCTGGTGCTCGCAGTAATGTGTATGTCATTAAAAAGCAAATAGAGGATATCCGCAAGCGTATGAAGGCCGCTGTAGCAGAAGAACAATTTGAGGAGGCGGCGAAGCTCCGTGATGAAGTTAAAGAGCTAGAGAAGCATCTACAATTTGAAGGTGGTGATGTGTCATGA
- the corA gene encoding magnesium/cobalt transporter CorA: protein MISTIGITKQQQLLKDFPLEVIHQQEFEWYWVDFNCPTAEEESLLDTFFHFHPLAIEDCLMRLQRPKLDFYDDFHFFVIHRVNEENLAAEEVNIFASNKFIVTFHKNPVPEIDKVQKILASQPKNWERGTVYLTYQTIDKIVDSYFPLVYKIEDHLNALEGELTYQSNVNAMKIVFEFRSDLLDLRRTILPMRDLLYRILNSYRFSLNKSERAYFGDIYDHLIKLTEMVESNRELTADMRDSYMAMSSSRMNGIMMTLTIVSTIFIPLTFIAGVYGMNFDNMPELHGHYSYFIVLGSMIIIAIFMLAIFKHKGWFKLFKP from the coding sequence GTGATAAGCACCATTGGTATTACAAAACAACAACAATTACTAAAAGATTTTCCATTGGAAGTTATACATCAGCAAGAATTTGAATGGTATTGGGTTGATTTTAATTGCCCTACAGCCGAAGAAGAATCATTATTAGATACATTTTTCCATTTCCATCCGCTTGCTATTGAAGATTGCTTAATGCGATTACAGCGCCCAAAGCTCGATTTCTATGATGATTTTCATTTCTTTGTTATTCATCGAGTAAATGAAGAGAACCTTGCTGCAGAAGAGGTTAATATTTTTGCCTCCAATAAATTTATTGTGACGTTCCATAAAAACCCTGTTCCTGAAATAGATAAGGTACAAAAGATACTAGCAAGCCAACCAAAGAATTGGGAACGGGGAACGGTTTATTTAACATATCAAACAATTGATAAAATCGTGGATAGCTATTTCCCTCTTGTTTATAAAATTGAAGATCATCTTAATGCACTTGAAGGCGAACTTACATACCAAAGCAACGTAAATGCCATGAAGATTGTCTTCGAATTCCGTAGTGACTTACTTGACCTAAGACGCACTATTTTACCGATGCGAGATCTTTTATATCGAATTCTTAATTCTTACCGTTTTTCTTTAAACAAATCAGAAAGAGCTTATTTCGGAGATATTTATGACCATCTCATTAAACTAACTGAAATGGTTGAATCCAATCGAGAACTGACAGCGGATATGCGTGATAGCTATATGGCTATGAGCTCAAGTCGCATGAACGGTATTATGATGACTTTAACCATTGTATCAACTATCTTTATCCCGCTTACTTTTATTGCTGGTGTATATGGCATGAACTTTGATAACATGCCTGAGCTTCATGGCCATTACAGCTATTTTATTGTACTAGGCTCCATGATTATTATTGCGATCTTTATGCTAGCTATCTTTAAACATAAAGGCTGGTTTAAATTATTTAAACCATAA
- a CDS encoding DUF4870 domain-containing protein encodes METKWSKVIIHASAFFAPWLVPIIFFLISSDEEVKAISIQALLFQIVMGILIAISVVLSFVLIGLPFLIIFGIMLFVVPIIGIVKALSDEPWRYPIVGRWV; translated from the coding sequence ATGGAGACTAAATGGTCTAAAGTAATCATACACGCAAGTGCATTTTTTGCGCCATGGTTAGTACCTATTATTTTCTTCTTAATTAGTTCGGATGAGGAAGTGAAGGCGATTTCTATTCAAGCATTGCTCTTCCAAATTGTTATGGGTATTTTAATCGCTATCTCAGTTGTTTTAAGTTTTGTTCTTATTGGGTTACCGTTTTTAATCATTTTCGGCATCATGTTATTTGTTGTACCAATTATCGGTATCGTAAAAGCATTGTCTGATGAGCCTTGGCGTTATCCAATTGTTGGTCGTTGGGTATAA
- a CDS encoding ATP-dependent Clp protease ATP-binding subunit has translation MMFNRFTQRAQKVLQLAQEEAIRWKHESIGTEHILLGLIREGGGIAAKALEAIDISPQMIEAGIEELVGKGKEDVGPIVHYTPRAKKVIELSVDESRKLGHSYIGTEHLLLALIREGEGVAARVLNNAGVGLNKARQQVLLLLGNNDNAQSGQQAAQAANTPTLDSLARDLTQIAREGTLDPVIGRSKEITRVIEVLSRRTKNNPVLIGEPGVGKTAIAEGLAQQIIHNEVPEILRDKRVMTLDMGTVVAGTKYRGEFEDRLKKVMDEIRQAGNIILFIDELHTLIGAGGAEGAIDASNILKPSLARGELQCIGATTLDEYRKYIEKDAALERRFQPIQVDEPTVEEAILIIQGLRDRYEAHHRVKITDEAIEAAAKMSDRYISDRFLPDKAIDLIDEAGSKVRLRSFAVPPNLKALEDKLENVRSEKNAAVSGQEFEKAASLRDTEQKLKDEIEATRKNWKEEQGKAESKVTVDDVAAVVSMWTGIPVAKIASEESSKLLQLEEELHKRVVGQGEAVEAISRAIRRARAGLKDPKRPIGSFIFLGPTGVGKTELARALAEVMFGDEDAMIRVDMSEYMEKHSTSRLVGSPPGYVGFDDGGQLTEKVRRKPYSVVLLDEIEKAHPDVFNILLQVLEDGRLTDSKGRVVDFRNTVVIMTSNVGADALKYQKSLGFNVGGAESKHKDMKGTMLEELKKAFRPEFLNRIDEMIVFHALDKEHLKEIIAMMGNALTKRLKEQDISLELTDAALEKIAEEGYDPQYGARPLRRALQKQVEDRLSEELLKGNVEKGNQVIIDYVDGEFIVKKKEGVSISK, from the coding sequence ATGATGTTTAATCGTTTTACACAACGCGCGCAAAAAGTATTACAGCTTGCTCAGGAAGAGGCTATTCGTTGGAAGCACGAATCTATTGGAACAGAGCACATTCTATTAGGGCTTATACGTGAAGGCGGCGGTATTGCTGCGAAAGCGTTAGAAGCCATTGATATTAGTCCTCAAATGATTGAAGCTGGTATTGAGGAATTAGTTGGTAAAGGTAAAGAAGATGTCGGCCCAATTGTTCACTATACGCCAAGAGCTAAGAAAGTAATTGAACTATCTGTGGATGAATCACGTAAATTAGGTCACTCGTATATCGGCACAGAGCACTTATTATTAGCGCTTATTCGTGAAGGTGAAGGCGTGGCAGCTCGCGTCTTAAACAATGCGGGTGTCGGCTTAAATAAAGCACGTCAGCAAGTATTATTGCTATTAGGTAACAACGATAATGCACAATCTGGGCAACAAGCAGCTCAAGCTGCCAATACCCCAACTTTAGATAGCTTAGCACGTGATTTAACACAAATTGCACGTGAAGGCACATTAGACCCTGTTATTGGTCGAAGCAAGGAAATTACACGTGTGATTGAAGTGTTATCGCGTCGTACGAAAAATAACCCTGTATTGATTGGTGAGCCAGGTGTTGGTAAAACAGCGATTGCTGAAGGGTTAGCACAGCAAATTATCCATAATGAAGTACCAGAAATCCTACGTGACAAACGTGTCATGACTTTAGATATGGGGACGGTTGTTGCAGGTACTAAATATCGTGGTGAATTTGAAGATCGTTTGAAAAAGGTGATGGATGAAATTCGCCAAGCCGGCAACATCATTTTATTCATCGATGAATTGCATACATTAATCGGTGCAGGTGGTGCAGAAGGTGCGATTGATGCCTCCAATATTTTAAAACCATCTTTAGCACGCGGTGAGCTTCAATGTATTGGTGCAACAACATTAGACGAGTACCGCAAATATATTGAAAAGGATGCAGCATTAGAGCGTCGCTTCCAACCAATCCAAGTGGATGAACCAACAGTGGAAGAAGCGATTCTAATTATTCAAGGCTTACGTGACCGTTATGAAGCGCATCACCGTGTAAAAATTACAGATGAAGCGATTGAAGCAGCGGCTAAAATGAGTGACAGATATATTTCAGACCGATTCTTACCAGATAAAGCAATTGACTTAATCGACGAGGCAGGTTCTAAAGTCCGCTTACGTTCATTTGCAGTGCCACCAAACTTAAAGGCACTTGAAGATAAACTTGAAAATGTGCGCTCTGAAAAAAATGCAGCCGTATCAGGCCAAGAATTTGAAAAGGCAGCCTCTCTAAGAGACACAGAGCAAAAGCTGAAAGATGAAATTGAAGCTACACGAAAAAATTGGAAAGAAGAGCAAGGCAAAGCGGAATCTAAAGTGACTGTGGATGATGTTGCAGCAGTTGTATCAATGTGGACAGGAATCCCAGTAGCTAAAATTGCTTCCGAGGAATCTTCGAAGTTATTACAACTTGAAGAAGAGTTACACAAACGTGTAGTAGGGCAAGGAGAAGCGGTAGAAGCGATTTCTCGTGCGATCCGTCGTGCAAGAGCAGGCTTAAAAGATCCAAAACGACCAATCGGCTCATTCATTTTCTTAGGACCTACAGGTGTTGGTAAAACAGAGTTGGCAAGAGCACTTGCTGAAGTGATGTTTGGCGATGAAGATGCGATGATTCGTGTCGATATGTCTGAGTACATGGAGAAGCATTCGACTTCTCGTTTAGTAGGTTCACCTCCAGGCTATGTGGGCTTTGATGATGGTGGTCAATTGACTGAAAAGGTTCGCCGTAAACCATACTCGGTTGTATTATTAGATGAAATTGAAAAAGCACATCCAGATGTTTTCAATATTCTACTGCAAGTTCTTGAAGATGGCCGTTTAACAGATTCTAAGGGCCGTGTAGTAGACTTCCGTAATACAGTAGTCATTATGACTTCAAACGTTGGTGCCGATGCTTTAAAATATCAAAAGAGCCTTGGTTTCAATGTAGGTGGAGCAGAATCTAAGCATAAAGATATGAAGGGTACGATGCTAGAAGAATTGAAAAAGGCATTCCGTCCAGAGTTCTTAAACCGTATCGATGAAATGATTGTCTTCCACGCATTAGATAAAGAGCATTTAAAAGAAATCATTGCAATGATGGGCAATGCACTAACAAAACGCTTAAAAGAGCAAGATATTTCGTTGGAGCTAACTGATGCAGCACTTGAGAAAATTGCTGAGGAAGGCTATGACCCTCAATATGGTGCTCGTCCGTTACGCCGTGCATTACAAAAACAAGTAGAGGATCGATTATCAGAAGAATTACTGAAAGGTAATGTAGAGAAGGGTAATCAGGTAATCATTGATTATGTAGACGGTGAGTTTATTGTAAAGAAAAAAGAGGGAGTATCCATCTCTAAATAA
- a CDS encoding protein arginine kinase, producing MMIDSFLERATPTWMHIKDDYSDIVISTRIRLARNLDGYRFPLAFSENEALQVEQAVTHALSDSPTLQNDYAYFAIKDLTPLQRQILVEKHLISPQLAKKEQVGSILLSEDESVSIMVNEEDHLRIQCMTASFQLQSAYEQANKIDRILEKVLPYAFRDTFGYLTSCPTNIGTGLRASVMMHLPALTLTGQMNQIINAMTRLGMTVRGIYGEGSENLGNVYQVSNQITLGKTEEDILADIQSVAEKIIQKERHARGKLMEKAELALEDRVYRALGTLTHARILTSEEAATCLSNVRLGVDLQLIDGIQATTLNECVVSMQPGFLQHYAGEALPPAERDRVRAEMLREALSQEYANKPINGEKGEDLYDV from the coding sequence ATGATGATTGATTCATTTTTAGAGCGTGCGACCCCAACGTGGATGCATATCAAGGATGATTATTCAGATATTGTCATTAGTACACGTATTCGCCTTGCTCGAAATTTAGATGGCTATCGATTTCCATTAGCTTTCTCAGAGAATGAGGCACTGCAGGTGGAACAGGCAGTTACACATGCACTAAGTGATAGCCCAACGCTTCAAAATGATTATGCTTATTTTGCTATTAAGGATTTAACGCCTCTACAGCGTCAAATTCTTGTAGAAAAGCATTTGATTAGTCCACAGCTTGCTAAAAAAGAGCAAGTAGGCTCCATACTTCTTTCTGAAGATGAATCCGTTAGCATTATGGTGAATGAAGAGGATCATTTACGCATTCAATGTATGACAGCAAGCTTTCAACTTCAAAGTGCCTATGAACAAGCAAATAAAATTGATCGTATCCTAGAGAAAGTATTACCGTATGCCTTTCGAGATACTTTTGGCTATTTAACAAGTTGTCCGACGAATATTGGCACGGGTCTTCGCGCATCGGTCATGATGCATCTACCCGCACTGACATTAACCGGGCAAATGAATCAAATTATTAATGCCATGACTCGCTTAGGAATGACTGTAAGAGGTATATATGGAGAAGGCAGCGAAAATTTAGGAAATGTTTATCAAGTGTCGAATCAAATTACACTTGGGAAGACAGAAGAAGACATTTTAGCAGACATACAAAGTGTCGCTGAAAAGATTATCCAAAAAGAGCGACACGCAAGAGGGAAGTTGATGGAAAAGGCAGAGCTTGCTCTAGAAGATAGAGTATATCGGGCTTTAGGTACCCTTACACATGCGAGAATTCTAACAAGTGAGGAAGCCGCTACCTGTCTATCTAATGTTCGTTTAGGAGTAGATCTACAGTTAATTGATGGGATTCAAGCAACAACCTTAAATGAATGTGTTGTTAGTATGCAACCAGGTTTTTTACAGCACTATGCAGGTGAGGCATTGCCCCCTGCTGAACGGGATCGTGTCCGAGCGGAAATGCTCCGTGAGGCATTATCTCAAGAATATGCGAATAAGCCTATAAATGGGGAAAAAGGAGAGGATTTATATGATGTTTAA